In Aliidongia dinghuensis, the DNA window GGGCTGTTAATCACGCCGGATGCTACTGGTGCTAGCCACCACATGTGGTATCTACCACCGATAACTCTGCATTAGTTTGGGTCGATCTCCCGATGGCTGGCCATTCCCAATTTAAGAACATCATGCACCGCAAGGGTGCGCAGGACGCCAAGCGCGCGAAGGTCTTCACCAAGATCATCCGCGAATTGACCGTCGCAGCGCGCTCGGGCTTGCCGGATCCGGCGGCGAATCCGCGCCTGCGCGCCGCGGTGATCGCGGCGCGCGGCGCCAACATGCCGAAGGATACGGTGGATCGCGCGATCAAGCGCGGCGCCGGCGGTGAAGATGGCACCAATTACGAAGAGGTGCGCTACGAGGGCTACGGGCCGGGCGGCGTCGCCCTCATCGTCGAGGCGCTGACCGACAACCGGAACCGCACTGCGAGCGACGTGCGCACCGCTTTCAACAAGGCGGGCGGCGCCTTGGGCGAGACCAACAGCGTCAGCTTCATGTTCCAGCGCCTGGGCCAGGTGACCTATCCGGCCGACACCGCGTCGGCCGACGCCATGCTCGAGGCCGCGATCGAGGCCGGCGCCGACGATGTCGAGAGCGGCGAGGAGGAGCATGCGGTCGTCTGCGCGCCCGACGATCTCTCGGCCGTGCGCGATGCGCTCGAGGCCAAGTTCGGCGCCGCTTCATCGGCGAAGCTTGTCTGGCGGCCGGCCACGACCGCGCCGGTCGGCGACGAGGACGTGGCGCAGTCGCTGTTGAAGCTGATCGACGTGCTGGACGACAATGACGACGTCCAGACCGTGTACGCCAATTTCGACATCCCCGACGAGCTGATGGCGAAGCTCGAGGGCTGACGGGGCGAGGATGACCGCCGGACCGACCACGCGCCGCCTGATCGGCCTTGATCCCGGGCTCCGCCGCACCGGCTGGGGCATCGTGGACATGGCCGGTCAGCACCTGCGCTTCGTCGCCTCCGGCGTGGTCGAGACCGACGACACGCGGGACATGGCGGCGCGCCTGGTCGAGCTGCTTTCGGGCTTGAACGGCGTGCTTGACCAATGGACGCCGGACGAGGCGGCGGTCGAGGAGACCTTCGTCAACAAGAACCCGGCTTCGACCCTGAAGCTCGGCCAGGCGCGCGGCGTCGTCATGCTGGCGCCGGCGCTGAGGGGCCTGCCCGTCGCCGAATATGCGCCGAACCTCATCAAGAAGACGGTGGTCGGCGCCGGCCATGCCGACAAGGCGCAGATCCAGATGATGGTGCGCCGCCTGCTGCCCGGCTCGGCCGAGACCCAGGCCGACGCGGCCGACGCGCTCGCCGTCGCGATCTGCCACGCGCATCACGCCCAGACCCGTCGGCTGTTGGCGCCGGCGCTCCTTGCCGCGGCGGGCCGGTGATGATCGTCCGGCTGACCGGCCTCGTCGACGACGTCGGGCTCGATGGCGTGCTCATCGACGTCCAGGGTGTCGGATATCAGGTGATGGTGTCGACGCGCACCCGGGCGGCGCTGCCCGCGCGCGGCGAGACCGCGTCGCTGCTGACCGAGCTGCAGGTGCGCGAGGATCATTGGAGCCTGTTCGGCTTCATCGACCGGGCCGAGCGCGACTGGTTCCGCACGCTCACGACGGTGCAGGGCGTCGGCGGCAAGGTGGCACTCGCCATCCTGTCCGTGCTGGCGCCCGACCAGCTCGCCCGCGCGATCCTGGCCCAGGACAAGGCCTCGCTCGCCCGCGCCGACGGCGTCGGGCCGAAGCTCGCGGCGCGGCTCGCGACCGAGCTCAAGGACAAGGCGGCAGCGCACGGCATGGCGCCTGCGGCGCCCACGGGCACGGTGATCTCCGTCCCGCCGGCCGTAGCCGATCTCGTCGGTCCGGCCGAGGATGCGGTCTCCGCCCTCGTCAATCTCGGCTACCGCCGACCCGAGGCGCTGGGGGCCGTCGCGACGGCGCAGCGCAAGCTCGGTGACGGTGCCGCCTTGGGCGAGCTCATCCGCGCCGGCTTGAAGGAGATCGCGTCGTGAGCGACCAGGACCGCATCGTCGCTGCCGAGCGCGGGGCGGCCGACCGGCCGGAGGTCGCGATGCGGCCGCTGTCGCTCGACGATTTCGTCGGTCAACGCCAAGTGCGCGAGAACCTGCGCGTGTTCATCGCCGCGGCCAAGGCGCGCGGCGAGGCGCTGGATCACGTGCTGTTCCACGGGCCGCCGGGCCTGGGCAAGACGACCTTGGCGCAGATCGTCGCGGCCGAGATGGGCGCCGGCTTCCGGGCGACCTCCGGCCCGATCATCCAGCGCGCCGGCGACTTGGCGGCACTCCTGACCAATCTGCAGCCGCACGACGTGCTGTTCATCGACGAGATCCACCGGATGCAGCCGGCGGTCGAGGAAGTGCTCTATCCGGCGATGGAGGATTTCCAGCTCGACCTCATCATCGGCGAGGGGCCGGCCGCGCGCTCGATCCGCATCGACCTGCCGCCCTTCACGCTGGTCGGCGCCACGACCCGCTCGGGCCGCATCACCCGGCCGCTCCGTGAACGGTTCGGCATTCCGCTCCGGCTGCAGTTCTACGAGCCGGACGAGCTCGAGCGCATCATCCAGCGCGGCGCCCGCCTGCTCACGATGGATCTCGCACCCGACGGTGCTGCCGAGATCGCGCGCCGCGCCCGCGGCACGCCGCGTGTCGCCGGGCGGCTGCTGCGCCGGGTGCGCGACTTCGCCGCCGTCGCGGGCCTCGCCACGGTAGACGCCAAGGCGGCCGACAACGCACTGACCCGGCTCGAGGTCGACCGTTCCGGGCTCGACGCCATGGACCGACGCTACATCCAGGCGATCGCCGAGCATTACTCGGGCGGCCCGGTCGGCGTCGACACGATGGCGGCCGTGCTGTCGGAGCAGCGCGACGTGATCGAGGACGTGATCGAGCCCTATCTCATCCAGCAGGGCTTCCTGCAGCGCACGCCACGCGGCCGGTTGCTGACCGACAAGGCGTTCGGCCATGTGGGCCTGGCCGTGGTGCGCCCGCCGGAGCTGCAGCTCGATCTGCTGACCGCCGCTGCCGACGAGGAGGCCGAGGTTTGACTCTGGTCCCGATGACCCTGGCCCCGACCAGCGGCGCGATCGACGAGGGCGTCCATCGCTTTCCGATCCGGGTCTATTACGAGGACACGGACGCGGGCGGCATCGTCTATCACGCGAACTACCTGCGCTTCGCCGAGCGCGCGCGCTCGGAATGCCTGCGCCTCGTCGGCTGGCAGCATGACCGCATGCTGGCCGAGACCGGCCTCGGCTGGGTCGTGCGCCGGGCCGAGATCGACTTCCGCCGGCCGGCCCGGCTCGACGATGCGCTCATGGTCGAAACCCAGTTGGCCGACCTCAAGGGCGCGCGCATGACCGCGCGCCAGACCATCCTCAAGGACGACGATCCGCTGGTCGTCCTTGATCTCGAACTGGTGCTATTGACGCCCAGCGGGCGTCCCGGCCGCATCCCGGCGTCGCTCAGCGACGCCCTCCGCCCCTTTCTCGTCACGCAACCGCTGAAGTGAGCGTCCCCGAGCCATGCAAGCCGTCGACACCGTGAATCTTGGCAGCGCCGCCGCCCCGACCCTCTCGATGATCTCCCTGTTCCTGCAGGCGGATCTGATCGTGAAGGGCGTGATGGTGCTGCTCCTCGCCGCCTCGTTCTGGAGCTGGGCGATCATCTTCGACAAGGTGCTGAAGGTGAAGCGCCTGCTGCGCGCCGCCGATGCCTTCGAGGAGAGCTTCTGGTCCGGCGGCTCGATCGAGGATCTCTACGACCGTATCGGCTCGCGGCCGGTCGACCCGATGTCGGCGACCTTCGCCGCTGCCATGCTCGAATGGCGCCGCTCGGCCGCCAAGGGCTTGGTCGTGGCCGGTGCGTTGCAGGCGAGCCTCAAGGAACGGCTCGAGAAGGCGATGAACGTCACGGTCGGGCGCGAGCTCGAGCGGGCGGAACGCTACATGGCCTTCCTCGCGACGGTCGGCTCGACCGCCCCCTTCGTGGGATTGTTCGGCACGGTCTGGGGCATCATGAACTCGTTCGAATCGATCGCCGCCAGCAAGAACACGAGCCTCGCGGTTGTGGCGCCGGGCATCGCCGAGGCGCTGTTCACGACGGCCCTGGGCCTGATCGCGGCCATCCCGGCGGTCGTGGGCTACAACAAGCTCACGACCGACCTCGGCCGCTACGGCAACCGGCTCGACAATTTCGCCTCCGAGTTCAGCGCGATCCTGTCACGCCAGCTCGAAGAGAAGGCATGAGGCGATGGCCGGTGGATTGATGAACGGCGGCGGCCGCAGCCGCCACAGCCGCCTGAACCGCCGTCCCATGGCCGACATCAACGTGACGCCGATGGTCGACGTCATGCTGGTGCTCCTGATCGTGTTCATGGTGGCGGCCCCGCTCCTCACGGTGGGCGTGCCGGTCGACCTGCCCAAGACCCAGGCGCCGGCCATCAACGAGCAGAAGGAGCCGCTCGTCGTCACGGTCAACGGCCAGGGCCAGATCTATGTCCAGGAGACGCCGATCGAGGCTGACGCATTGCTGCCGAAGCTGCAGGCGATCACCGAGAACAATCAGGACGCCACGATCTATGTGCGCGGCGACAAGGCGATCAACTACGGCCGGGTGATGGAAGTGATGGGGCTGATCGCCTCCGCCGGCTATACCAAGGTCTCGCTGATCGCCGAATTGCCCCAATCGGGCGGCAAGGCGCCTGCAAAGAAGCCATGATTCCGTTGTGACATGAGGGTCTCTTTCGGCGTTCTCGCGATGATGGACCTTGAATTTTCGATCCTCCGGCAAGTCTCGGGCGGCCGTGGCACGGCGCTCCCGCGCGGGGTGCGCCCGTGAGCCGGTTCGAGATGCGCGAGGGGATGGCCTTTTCCGCCGTGCTGCACACGGCGATCGTCCTGGTCATCCTGCTGGGCCTGCCCGACTTCCTGAAGAAGGAGCCGCCGCCGGAGGAGACGCCGATCGCGGTGCAGCTCGTCAATCTCGCCGACGTGACGCGCGCGACCCAGCGCAACCCGAAGCCGGTCGAGCAGGCGAAGCTCGACACGCCGCCGCCGGTGCCGGCGGTCAAGCCTGAGCCGAAGCCGGACGTGCTGACCCCGCCGCCGCCATCCCCGCCGCCATCGGCGCAATCGGCGCCGCCGTCGCCGCCGCCACCGCCCACGCCGGAACCGCCGAAGCCGTCACCTCCGCCGCCGCCACCGCCGCCGGCGCCCGCCCCGCTGCCGAAGCCGCCCGAGCCTAAGCCAGAACCGCCGAAACCGGAACCGCCCAAGCCCGAGCCCCCAAAGCCCGAGCCGCCGAAGCCGCAGCCGAAGCCCACGCCGCCGAAGCCGGAGAAGACGAAGCAGGATCTGCAGTTCGCCGACCTCTTGAAGAACCTCGCGGCCAAGGCGACGGCGCAGGAGAAGCAGGACACGCCGCCGAAGCCGCAGCAGAAACAGGTTGCGACCGCGCCCGCCTCCGCCCAGCCGAACGCGCCCTTGGGCTCGCAGCTGACGACGGCGGAGAAGGACTTGATCATCGCGCAGATCGAACAATGCTGGAACCCACCTGCGGGTGCCAAAGATGCCAAGAACCTGATCATCACACTGCGCGTTCAGCTTTCGTCAGACGGTACGCCACAGTCTGTCCAGATCGTAGATCAGGCGCGCGCGGACAGCGACGGGTTCTTCCGGGCCGCGGCTGAGAGCGCGAGGCGAGCGGTTCAACGCTGCTCGCCGCTCAAGGTGCCGCCCGACAAATTCGAGCAGTGGAAGAATATGACCCTCAATTTCGATCCAAGGGACCTCCTATGAAGCCAGATTTCCGGCGCGTCCGGTTCAGCGGGCTCTGCGCGATCGTGCTCGGCCTCCTTTGTTTTGCCCCCGATGCGCGGGCGGATCTGACGCTCGATATCACCAGGGCCAATCCGCAGCCGATGCCGATTGCGATCCCGGCCTTCCAGGGGCAGGGCGGCGACGGCCAGGTCGGCGCCCAGGTCACGCAGGTCGTCTCGGCCGATCTCGAGCGTTCGGGCCTGTTCAAGCCGCTCGATCCGCGCGCTTTCATCCAGGACCCGGCAGCGCTCGTCCCGGTGCCGCGCTTCGCCGACTGGAAGCTGATCAACGCCCAGGCGCTCGTCTCGGGTCAGGTCACCGCCCAGCCGGACGGTCATCTAAAGATCGATTTCCGTCTGTGGGATGTGCTCGCCGGGATCCAGTTGATCGGCTTCAGCTACAACACGACCGCGACCAACTGGCGCGAGATTGCCCACATCATTTCGGACCAGATCTACAAGCGCATCACCGGTGAAGACGGCTATTTCAATACGCGCATCGTCTATGTTTCCGAGAGCGGCCCGCCGCAGCGCCGGGTCAAGCGGCTCTCGATCATGGACCAGGACGGCTTCAACAACAAAGCGCTGACCGACGGCCGCGCGCTGGTGCTGACGCCGCGCTTCTCGCCGGCGCCCGGCGCGCAGGAGATCACCTATCTCTCCTATGCCCAGGGCGTGCCGCAGGTGTTCCTGTTCAATATCGACACGCGCCAGCAGGAAGTTCTGGGCCAGTTCCCGGGCATGACGTTCGCCCCGCGTTTCTCGCCTGACGGGAACAAGGTGATCTTCAGCCTGTCGGGCGGCGCCAATTCCCAGATCTACACGCAGGACCTGCGCACGCGCAAAGTGACGCAGATCACCTCCAGCGCCGCGATCGACACCGGGCCCTGCTACTCGCCGGACGGCACGCAGATCGCGTTCGAATCCGACCGCGGCGGCACGCAGCAGATCTATGTCATGAACGCGGACGGCAGCAACCAGCACCGGATCAGCTTCAGTTCCGGGCGCTACGCCACCCCGGTATGGTCGCCGCGCGGTGATCTCATCGCCTTCACGAAGCAGGAGGGTGGCAATTTTTCGATTGGTGTCATGCAACCTGACGGGCAGCGCGAGCGTATACTGTCCAACGGCTTTCTGGTTGAAGGACCGACCTGGGCACCCAACGGTCGCGTGCTGATGTATTTCAAGCAAACGCCTTCGGATGCCTCAGGTCGCGGCGATTCTACGCGTCTTTATTCGATCGATCTGACTGGCTCCAATGAACGTGAGGTTGTGACGCCCCAAGACGGCTCCGATCCCGCCTGGTCGCCACTACTTCAGTGAGAACCCCTTGATCGGATGGGGAAACGTCGGTATATTCCGGCCGTTTTCACCAACCGTTCTCGCGCGCGGTGGGTGGCGGCTTTTGCGCCGCAGTACGAGGCTGCCACCCGGTAGGTCCCGACTTCTCCCGAATCTGGTTACGCTGAAGGAACACAAAAATGCGGATTCAAATCCTCGGCCTGATGGCCGCCATGACCGTCCTCGCCGCCTGCGACACGACGCCGACCAACACCGGCGCCGGCACGGGTGCCACGACTGCGGCCCCGCAGCCGCAGCCGGCGGTTTCGCTGGCCGACGAGCTGAAGACCCAGGTTGGTGACCGGGTCCTGTTCGCGTTCGACAAGTCGGACATCTCGCCGGAGGCGAAGGCGATCCTGACCCGTCAGTCGGCGTTCATGCAGAAGTATCCGTCGGCGACCTTCACGATCGAAGGCCATTGCGACGAGCGCGGCACGCGTGAGTACAACCTGGCCCTCGGCGAGCGTCGCGCGACCTCGGCCAAGAACGCCCTCGTTGCCCTCGGCGTTGCGGCCGGCCGCCTGCAGACCATCAGCTACGGCAAGGAGCGTCCGGCCGTCGTTGGTCACAACGAGGCTGCCTGGGCCCAGAACCGTCGCGCTGTGACGGTTGTGAACTAACACGCGAGGAGCGACGGCCTGATCCGGGCGGCGCCGACTGGGCTGCCGTCTGGACCGGCAAAAAGATGGGGCGTCGGGAACGGCTCGCAAGAGCAGGGTCCCGGCGCCCTTTTTTTGCCCGATTCGGGGGCAATAGATGATGCTTGCCCGAACGGGTCCCGACGATGGGCGCCGGGACTGGGCTGTGGCCAAAATCAAACGGTCTTCGCCGTCTGGTGGCCATTCGCGACGCTTGGCCCTTTCGACCGTTGACGGAAGGGGGGCATGCCGACATGAACTATTGATCGGCCTCGGCGTCCGTACCTGTAGCGGGATCTTCATGCACAAGTTCTGTTCTGGTCTTGCCGCTATTCTCCTGGGTCTTGCGGCCATGTCGGCCGCCGGGCCGGCTTCGGCGCAGGACCGCTCCGTAAACGACCGGCTCGACCGGCTGGAGCGCGATCTGAACCAGGTCCAACGGCAGCTCTACCGCAACGAAGTGCCGGCCACCGGTGCCGCTGGCGTGGCACCGAGCGGCGACAGCGGCAACACCGCGCTCAATGCCGATATCCGCATGGACCAGCTCGAGCAGCAGATGCGCACGCTGACCGGCCAGCTCGAAGAGGTGCAGTTCGGCATCTCGGAGCTGAAGAACCGGCTCGACAAGCAGCAGCAGGACGACGAGCAGCGTTTCCAGGCGCTCGAGCATCCGGACGGCGGCGGGGCGGCGAAGCCGGCGCAGCAGACCGCGGCCAACCCGCCGGTCTCGGCGGCGCCGGGCAAGCCCGGCTCGCCAGGCGGTGCCGGCAACATGGATGCGGCGCCCAGCACCGGCGGTTTCCTCACGTCGCCGGGCGCCGGTGGCGGCGGCAATGCCGGCGCACCGGCGGTGCCTGGCAAGGCCAGCGTCGCGCTGCCAAACGGCTCGGCGACCGAGCAGTATAACTACGCCTTCGGCCTGCTGCGCAGCCAGGACTACCCGGCGGCCGAGGCGGCGTTCTCGCAGTTCGTGACCAAGCACCCGCAAGACGAACTGGCTGGTAACGCGCAATATTGGCTGGGCGAGACCTATTTCGTACGCAACGACTACAACTCCGCCGCGGCCGCCTTCGCCAAGGGCTATCAGCTCTACCCGAAGAGTCCCAAGGCGCAGGACAACCTGCTGAAGCTCGGCATCTCGCTCGGCAACATCGGGCGCAAGCAGGACGCCTGCTTCGCCTTCGCCAAGCTCGAGCGCGACTTCCCGAACATCGCCCCGACCAACAAGGAACGGGCGACGCGCGAAAAGCAGCGGTTGGGCTGCTGAGCCCATGACGGGGAGCGGCCCGGCCGATCGCCCACCCCGTCGTTCCGCCCCCGCACGCTCCGCGCGCCGCCCGGCGCCGCGCGGCTCGTCCGATACCGTCCGCCAGACGCCGCTCGATGATCCGGAATTCGCCGCCGCCATGGCTGCGATCGGGCCGTTCGAGCCCTGCCCGGAACTGGCGGTCGCCGTCTCCGGCGGCGCCGACTCCTTGGCGCTCGCACTGCTTGCCGACCGCTGGGCTCGGGCGCGCAGCGGGCGGATCGTGGCGCTCACCGTCGACCATCGGCTGCGCCCGGAATCGGCGGGGGAGGCGGCCCAGGTCGGCGCCTGGCTCGGCGAGCGCGGTATCCGGCACGAGATCCTGGTCTGGCAAGGGCCCTATCCGATCCACGATTTGCAGGCGGCGGCGCGCGCCGCCCGCTATCACCTGCTCGGCGACTGGTGCCGCCGCGCCGGGTTTTTGCACCTCCTGACTGCGCATCACCAGGACGACCAGGCCGAAACGCTGATCCTGCGCCTCGGCCGCGGCAGCGGGCTCGCCGGTCTCTCCGGCATGGCGCCCATCGTCGAGGACGGGCATTACCGCCTGCTGCGCCCGCTGCTGGCGCTGCCGGCGACCCGGCTCAAGGTGACCTTGGCAGGGTTCAACCAGGGCTGGATCGAGGATCCGAGCAACCGCAACCCGGCCTTCGCCCGGGTTCGCGTCCGAGCACAGACGCCGCTCTTTGCGGAGGCCGGGCTCACGCCGCGGCGGCTGGCCGAGACGAGCCGGCATCTGGCGCGCGCGCGCGCGGTGCTGGAGCAACTGGTCGAAGAGGCGCTCGTCGCCGGCGTCAGCCTGCATCCGGCCGGCTTTGCGCTGGTTGATCCCGCCCCGCTCGCGCGGGCGCCGGCGGAGATCGGGCTGCGTGCGCTCGCGGCGGTGATCGCGACGA includes these proteins:
- the tilS gene encoding tRNA lysidine(34) synthetase TilS, translating into MAAIGPFEPCPELAVAVSGGADSLALALLADRWARARSGRIVALTVDHRLRPESAGEAAQVGAWLGERGIRHEILVWQGPYPIHDLQAAARAARYHLLGDWCRRAGFLHLLTAHHQDDQAETLILRLGRGSGLAGLSGMAPIVEDGHYRLLRPLLALPATRLKVTLAGFNQGWIEDPSNRNPAFARVRVRAQTPLFAEAGLTPRRLAETSRHLARARAVLEQLVEEALVAGVSLHPAGFALVDPAPLARAPAEIGLRALAAVIATISGEDYPPRFERLERVAEALFAGLPGSVAGDGSGNALGGGRTLGGCRILPWRGRVLVLRELAAVAPAVDLPDVGAPSVDAPSVDVSAGPLQETGGNISWDHRFVIERRPGGDWHGIRVGALGSDAAARMRGIVEAPGTPYLPSSVRPSLPAFWREGTLMGVPHLGWMRAGADIGAAIRFRPTRSLTGSGFTVV
- the ruvC gene encoding crossover junction endodeoxyribonuclease RuvC; its protein translation is MTAGPTTRRLIGLDPGLRRTGWGIVDMAGQHLRFVASGVVETDDTRDMAARLVELLSGLNGVLDQWTPDEAAVEETFVNKNPASTLKLGQARGVVMLAPALRGLPVAEYAPNLIKKTVVGAGHADKAQIQMMVRRLLPGSAETQADAADALAVAICHAHHAQTRRLLAPALLAAAGR
- the tolB gene encoding Tol-Pal system beta propeller repeat protein TolB, with product MKPDFRRVRFSGLCAIVLGLLCFAPDARADLTLDITRANPQPMPIAIPAFQGQGGDGQVGAQVTQVVSADLERSGLFKPLDPRAFIQDPAALVPVPRFADWKLINAQALVSGQVTAQPDGHLKIDFRLWDVLAGIQLIGFSYNTTATNWREIAHIISDQIYKRITGEDGYFNTRIVYVSESGPPQRRVKRLSIMDQDGFNNKALTDGRALVLTPRFSPAPGAQEITYLSYAQGVPQVFLFNIDTRQQEVLGQFPGMTFAPRFSPDGNKVIFSLSGGANSQIYTQDLRTRKVTQITSSAAIDTGPCYSPDGTQIAFESDRGGTQQIYVMNADGSNQHRISFSSGRYATPVWSPRGDLIAFTKQEGGNFSIGVMQPDGQRERILSNGFLVEGPTWAPNGRVLMYFKQTPSDASGRGDSTRLYSIDLTGSNEREVVTPQDGSDPAWSPLLQ
- the pal gene encoding peptidoglycan-associated lipoprotein Pal yields the protein MRIQILGLMAAMTVLAACDTTPTNTGAGTGATTAAPQPQPAVSLADELKTQVGDRVLFAFDKSDISPEAKAILTRQSAFMQKYPSATFTIEGHCDERGTREYNLALGERRATSAKNALVALGVAAGRLQTISYGKERPAVVGHNEAAWAQNRRAVTVVN
- a CDS encoding YebC/PmpR family DNA-binding transcriptional regulator, whose protein sequence is MAGHSQFKNIMHRKGAQDAKRAKVFTKIIRELTVAARSGLPDPAANPRLRAAVIAARGANMPKDTVDRAIKRGAGGEDGTNYEEVRYEGYGPGGVALIVEALTDNRNRTASDVRTAFNKAGGALGETNSVSFMFQRLGQVTYPADTASADAMLEAAIEAGADDVESGEEEHAVVCAPDDLSAVRDALEAKFGAASSAKLVWRPATTAPVGDEDVAQSLLKLIDVLDDNDDVQTVYANFDIPDELMAKLEG
- the tolQ gene encoding protein TolQ, whose translation is MQAVDTVNLGSAAAPTLSMISLFLQADLIVKGVMVLLLAASFWSWAIIFDKVLKVKRLLRAADAFEESFWSGGSIEDLYDRIGSRPVDPMSATFAAAMLEWRRSAAKGLVVAGALQASLKERLEKAMNVTVGRELERAERYMAFLATVGSTAPFVGLFGTVWGIMNSFESIAASKNTSLAVVAPGIAEALFTTALGLIAAIPAVVGYNKLTTDLGRYGNRLDNFASEFSAILSRQLEEKA
- the ruvB gene encoding Holliday junction branch migration DNA helicase RuvB; amino-acid sequence: MRPLSLDDFVGQRQVRENLRVFIAAAKARGEALDHVLFHGPPGLGKTTLAQIVAAEMGAGFRATSGPIIQRAGDLAALLTNLQPHDVLFIDEIHRMQPAVEEVLYPAMEDFQLDLIIGEGPAARSIRIDLPPFTLVGATTRSGRITRPLRERFGIPLRLQFYEPDELERIIQRGARLLTMDLAPDGAAEIARRARGTPRVAGRLLRRVRDFAAVAGLATVDAKAADNALTRLEVDRSGLDAMDRRYIQAIAEHYSGGPVGVDTMAAVLSEQRDVIEDVIEPYLIQQGFLQRTPRGRLLTDKAFGHVGLAVVRPPELQLDLLTAAADEEAEV
- the ybgC gene encoding tol-pal system-associated acyl-CoA thioesterase codes for the protein MTLVPMTLAPTSGAIDEGVHRFPIRVYYEDTDAGGIVYHANYLRFAERARSECLRLVGWQHDRMLAETGLGWVVRRAEIDFRRPARLDDALMVETQLADLKGARMTARQTILKDDDPLVVLDLELVLLTPSGRPGRIPASLSDALRPFLVTQPLK
- a CDS encoding energy transducer TonB → MSRFEMREGMAFSAVLHTAIVLVILLGLPDFLKKEPPPEETPIAVQLVNLADVTRATQRNPKPVEQAKLDTPPPVPAVKPEPKPDVLTPPPPSPPPSAQSAPPSPPPPPTPEPPKPSPPPPPPPPAPAPLPKPPEPKPEPPKPEPPKPEPPKPEPPKPQPKPTPPKPEKTKQDLQFADLLKNLAAKATAQEKQDTPPKPQQKQVATAPASAQPNAPLGSQLTTAEKDLIIAQIEQCWNPPAGAKDAKNLIITLRVQLSSDGTPQSVQIVDQARADSDGFFRAAAESARRAVQRCSPLKVPPDKFEQWKNMTLNFDPRDLL
- the ruvA gene encoding Holliday junction branch migration protein RuvA translates to MIVRLTGLVDDVGLDGVLIDVQGVGYQVMVSTRTRAALPARGETASLLTELQVREDHWSLFGFIDRAERDWFRTLTTVQGVGGKVALAILSVLAPDQLARAILAQDKASLARADGVGPKLAARLATELKDKAAAHGMAPAAPTGTVISVPPAVADLVGPAEDAVSALVNLGYRRPEALGAVATAQRKLGDGAALGELIRAGLKEIAS
- the ybgF gene encoding tol-pal system protein YbgF; this encodes MHKFCSGLAAILLGLAAMSAAGPASAQDRSVNDRLDRLERDLNQVQRQLYRNEVPATGAAGVAPSGDSGNTALNADIRMDQLEQQMRTLTGQLEEVQFGISELKNRLDKQQQDDEQRFQALEHPDGGGAAKPAQQTAANPPVSAAPGKPGSPGGAGNMDAAPSTGGFLTSPGAGGGGNAGAPAVPGKASVALPNGSATEQYNYAFGLLRSQDYPAAEAAFSQFVTKHPQDELAGNAQYWLGETYFVRNDYNSAAAAFAKGYQLYPKSPKAQDNLLKLGISLGNIGRKQDACFAFAKLERDFPNIAPTNKERATREKQRLGC
- the tolR gene encoding protein TolR: MAGGLMNGGGRSRHSRLNRRPMADINVTPMVDVMLVLLIVFMVAAPLLTVGVPVDLPKTQAPAINEQKEPLVVTVNGQGQIYVQETPIEADALLPKLQAITENNQDATIYVRGDKAINYGRVMEVMGLIASAGYTKVSLIAELPQSGGKAPAKKP